In Vallitalea okinawensis, one genomic interval encodes:
- a CDS encoding AraC family transcriptional regulator — MNYIECIQKSLDYIEENLDQEITVENLAEISLCSKFHFHRLFKAMVGIGVMEYVRKRRLTIAAQKLHYTCESIINIAMDVGYNSHTAFTRAFKGLYDLSPIEYRNKEVSIDHFEHVDVSHRKLINNKVGCIFGPRIFRKSSFSVVGMKITCSFDENKDTRAVPNLWYNFLERRKEIAGLVGEIGFGVSFDSCLGKFFNYIASFEVRDIKSIPEGMEYYTVPSSLYASFLFKFNSDLGRFYEALDYVYGVWLPQSKYKLSNQMDLIEAVDFTQYLKEDNSFEIWIPLQDD; from the coding sequence ATGAATTATATTGAGTGTATTCAAAAATCATTAGATTACATAGAAGAGAATTTAGATCAAGAGATAACAGTAGAAAATCTTGCTGAAATATCCTTGTGTTCAAAATTTCATTTCCATCGTTTGTTTAAGGCTATGGTAGGGATAGGGGTAATGGAATATGTTCGTAAGAGACGCTTGACCATAGCAGCGCAAAAGCTTCATTATACTTGTGAGAGTATCATTAACATTGCTATGGATGTAGGGTACAATTCCCACACAGCATTTACTCGAGCCTTTAAAGGTTTATATGATTTATCTCCAATAGAATATAGAAATAAAGAAGTATCTATTGATCATTTTGAACATGTTGATGTTAGCCATAGAAAGCTTATTAATAATAAAGTAGGTTGTATTTTTGGACCAAGAATATTTAGAAAAAGTAGTTTTTCAGTTGTAGGAATGAAAATAACCTGTTCATTTGATGAAAATAAAGATACCAGAGCAGTACCAAATCTTTGGTATAACTTTTTAGAACGACGTAAGGAGATAGCTGGATTAGTCGGAGAAATAGGTTTTGGTGTTTCATTTGATAGTTGTTTAGGAAAATTTTTTAATTACATAGCATCATTTGAAGTCAGAGACATAAAGTCTATTCCAGAGGGAATGGAATATTACACTGTCCCCTCATCTTTATATGCTTCATTTCTATTTAAATTCAACTCAGATCTAGGAAGGTTCTATGAAGCACTTGATTATGTATATGGAGTTTGGCTTCCACAAAGTAAGTATAAGTTATCCAATCAAATGGATTTGATAGAAGCAGTTGATTTTACTCAATATCTAAAAGAGGATAATAGTTTTGAAATTTGGATTCCTTTACAAGATGACTAA
- a CDS encoding L,D-transpeptidase family protein — protein MNYHVKDGDTLYSIHLQSGVPIRSIVIANNIADPNKIYVGQKLLLPDEHNNPFSVEVDRKNRILKLLLNGNVIDTYKVAVGKPSTPTPPGQWKIIKKALWGEQFGGTFLRLSIPWGIYGIHGTNKPWSIGKNVSNGCIRMYSNEASELREILPINTPVLIY, from the coding sequence ATGAACTATCATGTAAAAGATGGTGACACCTTATACAGTATCCACCTACAATCTGGTGTACCTATTCGTAGTATTGTTATTGCTAATAATATTGCAGATCCAAATAAGATCTATGTAGGACAAAAATTATTACTACCTGATGAGCATAATAATCCTTTTTCTGTAGAAGTCGATAGAAAAAACAGAATATTAAAATTACTCTTGAATGGTAATGTTATCGATACTTACAAGGTGGCAGTAGGAAAACCTAGTACTCCAACACCTCCAGGTCAATGGAAAATAATAAAAAAAGCGCTCTGGGGTGAACAGTTTGGCGGAACCTTCTTAAGGCTAAGTATTCCTTGGGGAATCTACGGTATACATGGGACTAATAAACCTTGGAGTATAGGTAAGAACGTAAGCAATGGTTGTATACGGATGTATTCTAATGAAGCAAGTGAGTTGCGTGAAATTCTACCTATTAATACACCTGTTCTCATCTATTGA
- a CDS encoding AraC family transcriptional regulator has translation MQKTLFKYKENGVFFEFSQSQRFKEGRMNNHHFHPFYEIYYLHKGSCDYLIEGNLYSLNPGDLVVINKYAIHKTLYPRSSETIRYLINFDAGIIATPSEDEKDLLIGLFQNSTPVIRLNDHQKKLFESYLFQMIEYAHQKESSYAFKINTFFRLMIILLKEASDSGNLKLPKEPTEIEEKVLDVANFILKHYDEPITLPYLSEYFYISQHYLSHKFKEITGFTISDYIQMTRTKKAQELILTTDLKIIDISEKCGFGSVSQFRRVFSKHSGMSPRDYRKIGNV, from the coding sequence ATGCAAAAAACACTATTTAAATATAAGGAGAATGGCGTTTTCTTTGAATTTTCTCAAAGCCAGCGATTTAAAGAGGGGCGCATGAATAATCATCATTTTCATCCATTTTATGAAATTTATTATTTGCATAAGGGATCTTGTGATTATCTAATTGAAGGCAATCTTTATAGCTTGAATCCTGGGGATCTCGTTGTTATCAATAAATATGCTATTCATAAAACTCTCTACCCACGTTCTTCGGAAACAATAAGGTACTTGATTAATTTTGATGCTGGTATAATAGCGACACCATCGGAAGATGAAAAAGACTTGTTGATAGGACTTTTTCAAAATTCTACACCTGTTATACGTTTGAATGATCATCAAAAAAAATTATTTGAGAGCTACCTCTTTCAAATGATCGAGTACGCTCATCAGAAGGAATCTAGCTATGCTTTTAAAATAAATACTTTCTTTCGTTTAATGATTATTCTCTTGAAAGAAGCCTCTGATTCTGGAAATCTAAAACTACCTAAAGAGCCTACTGAAATTGAAGAAAAGGTATTAGATGTGGCTAATTTTATCTTGAAACACTATGATGAACCTATTACGCTTCCCTATTTAAGTGAATACTTTTACATAAGCCAGCATTACCTATCTCATAAATTTAAAGAGATCACTGGCTTTACCATATCCGATTATATACAAATGACGAGAACCAAAAAAGCTCAAGAGCTCATCTTAACAACAGATTTAAAAATAATTGACATCAGTGAGAAATGTGGTTTTGGTAGTGTATCTCAATTCAGAAGGGTTTTTTCTAAACATTCTGGTATGAGTCCAAGGGATTATCGTAAAATTGGTAACGTATAA
- a CDS encoding sugar-binding domain-containing protein: MRKTTHFNQGWRFKLGDETSSHLPQYDDSLWEEVHLPHCVQIAPIISSGGRNYQGVCRYRKHFTLEPSMENEKVILEFEGAMQVLEVWINDHQLPSHYCGYTPAVYDITSYISYTDSNVLAVRLDNSDRNDVPPGKPQERLDFAYEGGLYRGVTLYQTPGIYITHPLLEDQVAGGGIWVRTEDISEANATVHIQSHIRNEYDQSVSYQLKQTVIDQSGSAVAKVITGYELDSQDERHIIQSCQVNNPHLWHPHSPYMYQVRTEIIQEDNVIDQVVTPLGIRDFAFTRDKGFLINGKQLKVSGANYHQTYIHVGNAMPDSLLKRDARKYREAGMLHIRSHYPFAKAFIDECDRLGIMLIISSPGWQYYEEGIFVERVYKNLRDIVRWLRNHPSIILWEPILNESVMPESFQQRVHEIVHEELPLGPCYTGSDQGFSDVVYREFDPGMLGPKSEDYDPEAYMAMKKRFDKPRWVREYGDSPDNFTDQNCAWRVPRSWGEDIMLKQVRRMIWDKQKWLSNYTSKYNDETLCGFGMWPGMEHNRGYHINPCWGGFLDLHRIPKYSFYFFKSQRDPDHIIPHVESGPIVFIANYWSDVSPDDITVFSNCEKLRLYHNDVFIEEREPDDIPIKHPPTTFMNQFYYGRDRSEIRVEGIIDGEVVAVDKRFTPGVPRQLHLEPDDMTIDMQADGSDILFVRCDVHDDHGQITPLTLDAHDIIFTIDGPGKIIGDFIKRPELGQTGVIVQSTTEPGTISIKAELLYPQKYSRIAVKSALLDIKTQ; encoded by the coding sequence ATGAGAAAGACAACCCATTTTAATCAAGGATGGCGTTTCAAATTAGGTGATGAAACTTCATCACACCTTCCTCAATACGATGATAGCCTTTGGGAAGAAGTACATCTTCCTCATTGTGTACAAATTGCTCCTATCATAAGTAGTGGAGGTCGTAACTACCAAGGGGTTTGCCGTTATCGTAAACATTTCACCCTAGAACCTTCCATGGAGAATGAAAAAGTCATTCTAGAATTCGAAGGAGCTATGCAGGTCCTTGAAGTATGGATTAATGACCATCAGTTACCAAGTCATTATTGCGGTTATACACCAGCAGTATATGATATTACATCCTACATTTCCTATACCGATTCCAATGTATTAGCTGTTAGACTAGATAATTCTGATAGAAATGATGTACCTCCAGGGAAACCTCAAGAAAGATTAGATTTTGCCTATGAAGGTGGTCTATACCGTGGTGTAACACTCTATCAAACCCCCGGAATTTACATCACTCATCCCCTTTTGGAGGATCAGGTAGCAGGTGGAGGTATTTGGGTACGAACAGAAGACATTAGTGAAGCAAATGCTACAGTTCATATACAAAGCCATATCCGTAATGAATATGATCAGTCTGTATCTTATCAACTCAAACAGACTGTCATTGACCAATCTGGAAGTGCTGTAGCTAAAGTGATTACGGGTTATGAATTGGACTCCCAAGATGAAAGGCATATAATCCAAAGCTGTCAGGTAAACAATCCACATCTTTGGCATCCTCATTCTCCGTATATGTACCAAGTACGAACAGAGATCATTCAAGAAGATAATGTAATTGATCAGGTAGTAACGCCACTAGGTATAAGAGATTTTGCTTTTACTAGAGACAAAGGATTCCTTATCAATGGTAAGCAATTAAAGGTATCTGGTGCAAACTACCATCAAACATACATACACGTAGGTAATGCTATGCCCGATAGTCTACTAAAGAGAGATGCTAGGAAATACCGAGAAGCAGGTATGTTGCATATACGTTCACATTACCCCTTCGCTAAAGCTTTTATTGATGAATGTGACCGTTTAGGTATCATGCTGATCATTAGTTCACCAGGATGGCAGTATTATGAAGAAGGTATCTTTGTAGAGAGGGTATACAAAAATTTGAGAGATATTGTTCGCTGGTTGCGTAATCATCCTTCTATCATTCTTTGGGAGCCAATTCTAAACGAAAGTGTTATGCCAGAGAGTTTCCAACAAAGAGTACATGAGATTGTCCATGAGGAATTACCACTAGGGCCTTGTTATACAGGATCTGATCAAGGTTTTAGCGACGTAGTATACAGGGAGTTTGATCCTGGCATGTTAGGTCCAAAATCTGAGGATTACGATCCAGAAGCCTATATGGCCATGAAAAAGCGTTTTGATAAACCACGTTGGGTAAGGGAATACGGTGATTCACCTGATAATTTTACAGATCAAAATTGTGCATGGCGTGTCCCTAGAAGCTGGGGAGAAGATATTATGCTGAAGCAGGTACGGCGAATGATCTGGGATAAGCAAAAGTGGCTGAGTAATTATACCAGTAAGTATAACGATGAAACTCTCTGCGGTTTTGGTATGTGGCCAGGTATGGAGCATAATAGAGGGTACCACATCAATCCATGTTGGGGAGGATTTTTAGATTTGCATCGAATCCCTAAGTATAGCTTCTACTTTTTTAAGAGTCAACGCGATCCAGATCACATAATTCCTCATGTTGAATCAGGTCCTATAGTCTTTATTGCTAATTACTGGTCCGATGTAAGTCCTGATGATATTACTGTGTTTAGCAATTGTGAGAAGCTTCGTCTCTATCATAATGATGTATTCATTGAAGAAAGAGAACCGGATGATATACCTATTAAGCATCCACCGACTACATTTATGAACCAGTTCTATTATGGTAGAGATCGATCAGAAATAAGAGTAGAGGGGATTATTGATGGGGAAGTCGTTGCTGTAGATAAACGATTTACACCAGGTGTACCAAGACAACTGCATCTAGAACCAGATGACATGACAATCGATATGCAGGCTGATGGTTCAGACATACTTTTTGTTAGATGTGATGTTCACGATGACCATGGGCAAATCACGCCCCTGACCTTGGATGCTCATGATATCATTTTTACAATAGATGGTCCAGGAAAAATCATAGGTGATTTTATTAAACGACCTGAATTAGGACAGACAGGTGTCATCGTTCAATCAACTACAGAACCTGGAACAATAAGCATTAAAGCTGAGCTCTTGTATCCACAGAAATATAGTAGGATTGCAGTGAAATCTGCTTTGCTAGATATAAAAACTCAATAA
- a CDS encoding AraC family transcriptional regulator, with translation MEKKICIDNNELNPFIRKVGIQDSTGWSGLRKLYDYEMLYFIRGKGRVEVAEQQFQLSTGSLILLPPNTPNKLYVLDKDSYIIWVHFDFIYFSEGKEIDYDDRQLMQKHLIRPKIFLSNGTSLSNHFKVHDQDAMTSNFEEILRSYHQKDLYWQIKCKSIMLDIFYRLLKQVNTKETYSNTISKERIIQDMLQYIHYHYNYKLQLEEIADYAGVSVNYANTLFKERTNETIIQYLNHYRLKKAIKIIESSNQPIGQVAEQVGFSNPHYFSRIMKKYTGKSPKEYRNE, from the coding sequence ATGGAAAAGAAGATATGTATTGATAATAATGAACTTAATCCTTTTATTAGAAAAGTGGGTATACAGGACTCAACGGGTTGGTCAGGATTGCGTAAATTGTATGATTATGAGATGCTTTATTTTATTCGTGGAAAAGGTAGGGTTGAAGTGGCTGAACAACAGTTTCAGCTGTCAACTGGGTCACTCATCTTATTGCCACCCAATACCCCTAATAAATTGTATGTACTGGATAAGGATAGCTATATCATTTGGGTTCATTTTGATTTTATATATTTTTCAGAAGGAAAAGAAATTGATTATGATGATCGCCAATTGATGCAAAAACATCTTATTCGTCCCAAGATTTTTTTAAGTAATGGTACTTCACTCTCCAATCACTTTAAAGTTCATGACCAAGATGCAATGACGTCTAATTTTGAGGAGATCCTGAGAAGCTATCACCAGAAAGATCTCTATTGGCAGATCAAGTGTAAGAGCATCATGCTAGATATTTTTTATCGTTTATTGAAGCAAGTAAATACGAAGGAAACATATTCTAACACTATTTCTAAAGAACGTATTATTCAGGATATGCTGCAGTACATTCATTATCATTATAACTATAAACTTCAATTAGAAGAAATTGCTGATTACGCAGGAGTCAGTGTTAATTATGCCAATACACTTTTTAAAGAAAGGACTAATGAAACTATTATCCAATACCTCAATCATTATCGTCTGAAAAAAGCTATCAAGATTATTGAATCCAGTAATCAACCCATTGGACAAGTAGCAGAGCAAGTGGGGTTTTCTAATCCCCATTATTTCAGTCGAATAATGAAAAAATACACCGGAAAATCTCCTAAAGAATATCGAAACGAATAA
- the uxaC gene encoding glucuronate isomerase, with translation MRQFMDENFLLKNKTAERLFHDFAKEMPIYDYHCHLNPKEIANNKSYKNMTEVWLGGDHYKWRAMRSNGVDERFITGDAGDEEKFMKWAETIPYCIGNPLYHWTHLELKRYFSVDSHLTPATAKEIYHTCNDMLKEERFTARGLIKNSNVKVICTTDDPIDDLASHKVIQGDKSFNDVKVLPAFRPDKGINIDKVEFASWIKKLGDITDKEIMSLDDLLEALEQRVQYFHEVGCRLSDHALDPIVYEEGSTEEVNLALMKALNGEELSNSEIKKYKTFVLNYLGCLYAKYDWVMQLHMGTVRNNNSRMMDLLGPDTGFDAIDDSNIARPLLQFLNSLERTNKLPKTILYCLNPKDNEVLGTALGCFQGGGVAGKIQFGSGWWFNDQKDGMIRQMTALANLGLLSRFVGMLTDSRSFLSYTRHEYFRRILCNMIGTWVEEGEYPNDLPWLGKMIQDISYNNAERYFNL, from the coding sequence ATGAGACAATTTATGGATGAGAATTTTCTATTAAAGAATAAAACAGCTGAAAGACTCTTTCACGATTTTGCTAAAGAAATGCCTATTTATGATTATCACTGTCATCTTAATCCCAAGGAAATTGCAAATAACAAAAGTTATAAGAACATGACAGAAGTGTGGCTTGGTGGAGATCACTATAAATGGCGAGCGATGCGAAGTAATGGTGTCGATGAAAGATTTATAACAGGAGATGCTGGTGATGAAGAAAAATTCATGAAATGGGCTGAAACCATACCTTATTGCATCGGTAACCCACTGTATCATTGGACGCATCTAGAGCTTAAGCGTTATTTTAGTGTTGATAGTCATCTGACACCTGCAACAGCTAAAGAAATCTATCACACATGTAATGACATGTTAAAAGAAGAGCGATTTACAGCAAGAGGACTAATCAAGAATTCCAATGTTAAAGTTATTTGCACCACTGACGATCCTATTGATGATTTAGCCTCACATAAAGTCATTCAAGGAGACAAGAGTTTTAATGATGTGAAAGTTCTACCAGCTTTTAGACCTGATAAGGGGATTAATATTGACAAGGTGGAATTTGCATCTTGGATTAAAAAGCTTGGTGATATAACAGATAAAGAAATAATGAGTTTAGATGATTTATTAGAAGCTTTAGAACAAAGGGTCCAATATTTCCATGAAGTTGGATGTCGTTTATCTGATCATGCTCTTGATCCTATTGTTTATGAAGAAGGGTCAACAGAAGAAGTTAATCTTGCATTAATGAAGGCATTGAATGGCGAAGAACTTTCTAATTCAGAAATTAAAAAATACAAAACTTTTGTATTGAATTATTTAGGATGTCTGTATGCCAAATATGATTGGGTTATGCAATTACATATGGGGACGGTTCGTAATAATAATAGCCGTATGATGGATTTGCTTGGTCCAGATACAGGGTTTGACGCTATTGATGATAGTAATATTGCAAGACCCTTACTTCAGTTCTTAAATAGTCTTGAGAGAACTAATAAATTACCTAAGACAATTCTTTACTGTCTTAACCCTAAGGATAATGAAGTTCTTGGAACAGCTCTTGGTTGTTTCCAAGGTGGAGGCGTTGCAGGTAAGATACAGTTTGGGTCAGGTTGGTGGTTCAATGACCAAAAAGATGGTATGATTCGTCAAATGACTGCACTAGCTAACTTAGGACTACTAAGCCGATTTGTTGGTATGCTAACAGATTCAAGAAGCTTCTTATCCTATACACGCCATGAATATTTTAGAAGGATTCTATGTAATATGATTGGTACATGGGTAGAAGAAGGGGAATATCCAAATGATCTACCATGGTTAGGAAAGATGATACAAGATATAAGCTATAATAATGCTGAAAGATATTTTAATTTATAA